In one window of Gossypium hirsutum isolate 1008001.06 chromosome A01, Gossypium_hirsutum_v2.1, whole genome shotgun sequence DNA:
- the LOC121214777 gene encoding uncharacterized protein: MHLDGNKMYRDLREIYWWPSLKPEITDFVGKYLTCQQVKVEHQFPSGLLHPVKIPLWKWERVTMDFKLAKLYVSEIVRLHGVPVSIISDKDPHFTSRCRILSCWIDLGERLVLSPELISDTEDKIRLIRNRLKMASDRHKSYVDLKRKEIEYSMGDLVFIKVLPWKKIIRFGRKGKLGPWFIGPYHILKRVGPVAYQLELPPELDWIHDVFHVSMLRRYHFDPMDIVSTEEVEVIPDLTFEEKPVQIVDCDVKVLRKKSVLLVKVL, translated from the exons ATGCACTTGgatggaaataagatgtacagaGATCTCCGTGAGATATACTGGTGGCCGAGTCTTAAGCCTGAGATTACCGATTTTGTGGGGAAATATCTGACTTGCCAACAGGTTAAAGTGGAACATCAGTTTCCTTCTGGGTTGCTTCATCCAGTTAAGATTCCGctgtggaagtgggaaagggtaactatggacttt AAACTGGCTAAGTTGTATGtatctgagatagtgagactgcatggggtaccagtttctatAATATCTGACAAGGATCCTCACTTCACATCTCG GTGTCGTATTCTGTCATGTTGGATTGATTTGGGCGAGCGACTTGTTCTGAGTCCTGAATTAATTTCTGATACTGAAGATAAAATTAGATTGATTCGGAATCGACTGAAAATGGCATCCGACAGGCACAAGTCATATGTAGATCTAAAgcgtaaagagattgagtattctatgggggacttGGTGTTCATTAAGGTCTTGCCATGGAAGAAGATAATAAGGTTTGGTCGGAAGGGCAAGTTAGGCCCatggttcattgggccttaccatATACTAAAACGtgtgggaccggttgcctatcaacttgagttacccCCAGAGTTGGActggattcatgatgtgttccacgtctctatgttgaggcgatatcaCTTTGATCCTATGGACATTGTCTCGACTGAGGAGGTTGAGGTTATACCAGATCTGACTTTTGAGGAGAAGCCAGTTCAGATTGTAGACTGTGATgtgaaagttctaaggaagaagtcTGTTCTATTGGTTAAAGTTCTTTAG
- the LOC121214790 gene encoding uncharacterized protein has translation MSTRGTCGRGHSRGCGGAQARSLSSGHQPNKEIRAALASPMAETGSQNRAAGDDLLCQAMLRILKRIAGPEYWIEATERIMDVLDCTPDQKLKGKVSLLRDETKYVGANYVDARRREFLNLTQGETTVAEYEVEFLRLSRYARGMVAIEYERCVHFEDGLRDGLRVLIAPQRERDFTALMDKAKITEEVTRAERQNREKSRGKRDVEPSNSFQRLRKQLKTGGPIRVRAAAAATTGLQFCTNCGKHHQGECWKKMGTCLRFGSLE, from the exons atgagcactagaggtacttgTGGTAGAGGCCACAGCAGAGGCTGTGGGGGTGCTCAGGCTAGGTCTTTGTCTTCTGGACACCAGCCTAATAAGGAAATTAGAGCGGCACTAGCTTCACCTATGGCTGAGACAGGGTCTCAAAATCGAGCAGCTGGGGACGACCTACTGTGCCAAGCAATGTTGAGGATTTTGAAAAGGATCGCTGGGCCTG aatattggattgaggccacagaaaGGATCATGGATGTCCTTGATTGCACCCCTGATCAGAAGCTAAAAGGTAAGGTATCACTATTGAGAGATGAG ACTAAGTATGTTGGTGCCAactatgtggatgcccgtaggagGGAATTCCTGAATTTAACTCAGGGAGAAACgacagtggctgaatatgaggtcGAATTTTTACGACTGAGCCGCTATGCACGTGGGATGGTGGCAATAGAATATGAACGGTGTGttcattttgaggatggcctcagggatggtTTAAGGGTTCTAATAGCTCCTCAAAGGGAGCGAGATTTCACAGCGCTGATGGACAAGGCAAAAATCACCGAGGAGGTGACGCGTGCTGAGCGTCAAAATAGAGAAAAAAGCAGAGGTAAAAGGGATGTTGAGCCCTCAAATTCTTTTCAGAGGCTTAGGAAACAGCTTAAAACTGGTGGGCCAATCAGAGTCAGGGCTGCTGCTGCTGCTACTACTGGACTGCAGTTTTGTACTAATTGTGGAAAACACCATCAGGGCGAATGTTGGAAAAAGATGGGTACATGTCTGAGATTCGGATCATTAGAGTAG